Genomic DNA from Magnolia sinica isolate HGM2019 chromosome 4, MsV1, whole genome shotgun sequence:
TCAACTTGCTTGaatgttgctctctctctctctctctctctctctctctctctctcatgtatctGTTTTCTCAATGAAGTATTTCCTTCACTTGATTGATGGTTAACCTAACTCAGATGGTTTGAAAGGGCTGTCAGGGTCGCAATCGGATGGGTATGATCCGGCATTGTAATTTGGCCAAAGCCCATGAATGCCGAAATCCGCAGGGGGCTTCCCTGTCGTGGGGTAGCAACAACTTCGCTTGGTGTCACAGTAAGACGCGTGCCACTGATTGAAAATTACAGGAACTATTACATTTAGTGGGATTAAAGATTAATATAGAGGAGAAAAGGAGTGCTTATACATATGGAAAGATGCAAGAATTACCTCCTGAACAAAGTAGAATAAATCAAAATCTTGGGCTTTGGGCAGCATTATAAAATCTTGGGCTTTGGACAGAATTACAAGAAGGGATGAGACTAAAACATGAAGAGGGATTGCAACATTGGATTTCATGGTTCCTTGCCCTTGGAAATGATCTCTCTTGTTGGTTTTTCTTCTGGCTTCGAAGGGTATGGAGTCAATATCTCAGTCGCTGTATTTATAAGTAGAATTAGATGGATATTGGTTGGCATATTCCCTGTTCATTGAGTCGATGcaaattgaggaagcagattgcgtcctgccccgccTCGACGATTATTCCACCAGGCAgggctatatggggcccaccatgatgtatgggttttatccatgccgtccatccatttttccagatcattcggGGAATTAacacaaaaataggcagatccaaggctcaagtggaccacacagtggggattgaatgcccaccattaaaaactttttgggagctgtagaagttttggatcaagctgatatttgtggtttaacttcatcaaggtctatatgaccatatgaactggttggatggcaaataatcatAACATGGGcgttaagaaggttttaacggtgggtgtcattattaccCTTGCTTCTTATTGGATTGCTTCCAATTGTAtgatgcacttgagctttggatctgcctattttttagctcataaccctagaatgatatggaaaaatgaatggatagaggCGACAAAACCCATACATCCTGGTGAAACCCAGAGAGCCCTTGCTTAGACAGATTATTGGCCAAGAAACAAAGAAACCATGTACACATTGCATTAATGTACCGCAGTTCAGACGGTCTGAATCATAAGTCCGTAACGAATCCACGGTAAAactatgtaagtgtttcatcaacTTCACTGCTAAAATGGAAATTTCTCAATGGTCCAAAATTCAACATAAATCGGAGGATATATAAGATTGTTTAATCAATATGATCGTAGGGCTGTGTGACATTTAAAGTGAAACGGTTTGAATTGAATTACATGTACTCGGCGCATAGGAATAGTAAAATCTTTTCCTCGTGTCTATTACGTGTTCGTAGGGCCAATGGAGCCTTCttatatttttattctaaaaatgtGGTGGAATAGCTACTGGCGGGAATTGTAAACCTCATCTTTCAAGGATAGTTAGAGGCTGACTCGGACGAAGCTGACAAATGGCCTAAGGAGTTCCACGTCGAAAAATCGGACCTATTTCAATAATATCCCAGGATTCCAAGCCAAAACTCCattggcccaaccatgatgtatgtgttatatccttgccgtccattcattagtttagatcattttaaggcatgagcacaaaaaaaaatgaggtatattgaaagttctaagtggaccacaccacgaaaaacagtgggaattgaaagataaccattgaaacctttttcttGCAATGTGGTCCGCTTtgtctttggatctacctcagtttttgggttcatgctctggAATGGttcaaaaaaatgaatggacagcatggataaaacatataaattatgaTGGAGCTCACAGAGTCCACCTCGTTTTCCCATAAAGGATGTACCCAAAAAGGCGCCGCTGTTGCTATCATACAGCCTGCAGGATGTCAATGGGCCAGTCTGGGGTAGATATCgccctggattttgaactgttttgggtctCGCCTATTCAAAAATTCTAATTTTCAGGCTCgatcccggcccattgacactccTACAGCCTCCGTTCCATCAAAATGCGTTGCTGTTGCTATCATCAACCTTCAGCGCAAATCCACGTGACCTGTTAATTCCATCCCTAAATTTAGAATTGGGCAGAGATACACGTGCCTCATATTAAACCCAGTCTAGTAGGTCCACGGTCCTTGTCAGCCCAAGCCCCAGTGGCCTTCGTGCAGATCTAGTGTGCTAACCAGGCCAGGCTGGGCTTTGCTGAATCATGTACTAGCCCCGATCACATCTGAGGTAATAAGTCGAAGAAACCCAACCTGGTTTGGAAGTATGGAGTtggtttgtgtacagctctactctTCAGGGGGCCAACAAAAATGTATagcatttgtttttgtttttgtttttgtttttttttttttttttaaaatttttaaatttaaattttaaatcttaCCAAACCTTCATTCCATTGTGCAGGCGACCAACCTGATAAATGGACCACCTTGATTTTGTGCTAGTGAACACCTAGTATAGAGCCGCTCGGTGAAACGTTACATCTTGGGCCTCTTTTTTATATGACAACACATATGCCGAAGTAGACCCCAGATAAGCACGCTGGATCACATGTAGGTCCCACTATTTGGACCATGCTAATTGTATTATACATATGCCACTCGTACAATTTCAATGTGcgattttatttatttctttatttataaaATTATACAGTTGGGTGCTTTTTCACTACCATTCCATGGTTTGTGGTGCTGGACCTACTGCACAAATATCATACATAAAAGTATGTCtcgaccgtccaaattatgggcctTGTCATGGATGAAGCAGAGCCCAGAATGCAGACCCATAGAATGCTCTTAAGCTACTAATTTTGCTTGTTTAATTTGAACCATAATAATTGTTTTCCACCATTAATTAGACAACTACCGATTCCATGGTTTGGTTTGTCTGCATTGAGCTCCAATGCCTGTACATTCTAAGTCGATATGCATGTGAGCCACATTTGCTAACTGGTCATATttgcaagatccaggccattcgtaAGGCAATCTCACGGCGAATGTTCTTAAGCCCAAAAACACAACTGGTCTgtttatcaggtgggccgcatgtaCAGTGAAACCTGTTTATTTCAGTATTTAATTTCTGAACTGCTCGTCTGCACTTGTCAGTAAGTAAACTAGAGGGCTAGGTTTGTCCTGTCgagattttattttttggggggGAATGGTTATCTGGATTAACGAACCATGTGAGCCAAGTATTTTCAAACAGAAAACCAAGTACACCAGGAATATTTAACAGTCGACGATCATTGCTTTTACAATGCATTCTCAATTACATTGTGTTATGGGTAAAAAGGGACTTACCAGACAACTGGGATGGCATGGAAGTGACATAAGGCCAATAGCTTAGAAAAGGAGGTTGGATAAGAAGCTTGGTTTAAACCACTGGGCACGATCTCCACAACCCGCCCGAGCATTAACTACAAGCATCGATCTTGGTTCTGGCTGAGATCTAATTATCGCAACCAACGACCAAAAGTTCGTCTCGGTTTGTAGGGCCTCGACTTACCAAACTTAGAGGTCGGCATTAACTATCGACCGCGACATCCTCGGAAGCCAACCACCCCAACTCGGAGGTCGGCCTCGACTGTCAACCATGGTATCCTCGGGGGCCGGTCGACCACCAGGAGATCTCCTTTCTATACAAGGAGGATCAGCTCCCCGAGATCTTCATTGAGAATCATGCCAAGGAGGACGACGCATTAAGTCTTGGAGACAATCCCTTTTATAATACATATTTACCAATTAGATGCATTGTCATATACGTAACGAGCACCAAATGGATAAAAAACCTAATTCTACTAGACGCAGAGTGTCTACTCTAACTTTGGCATTGGATGGTCCCCTCTAGCAGCCACGGTCCCCATTGTGGTTAGGTTTTGCTGGTAAACTATGGTCTAGAAGGGATGACCAAAAAACTGCATCAATACATTGTAtgcatttcaatttcatttttattattagcAACACGAATGCTTTTAATCAATTTCACAAAGTCGAAGGAGAAAAACAGTAAAGAGTTCGAGAACTATGATGGGCGGACCATCTCCATCTGTTCTTCATTTTTCCCCCTTAAAAAGAAGGGAATTCGATCCGTTGTGAGGAACACCTGCTATTCGGCAGCACAGGGCACTGGATGAAGTTCGATGCTGAAGTGTTCACACACATGTAGATCTGATACAACTGACTGTTACGATTTTCATCCACGTTGCACTCGATCCCTGGTGTGTAACCAGTCGCTTCTCTTATCGCCGTGCTTATGCTGCTTAGGCTGTAAAATCCACCGTTCGGTTGAATCCCTGAACAACGGACGTATAGATAGTCAGAAAAAAGCAGTGGAAATCATTAAGAAGGAAGAATCTAATCTGCGTCGGATCCGGATATTGGTAAATTCGGGTCTGGCCTTAAGTTACCTGCATTCTCTAGTATTTGGAGGAGATTCACTTGTTTCTTGAGGGTGAGTGCTGCCTGGAAGTATCCGTGTTGGTCGAGGACGGACTCCGAGCACGTTCCATGCTTCTCCCATTCGTGTTCCCAGAACTTGAGCCCGTTGCCACTCGGACAAGCAAGGGTGGGCCAGTTGGTTTGCATCTTACTAGTCAGGTCGTTGATCTACGGTCAAAAGGCAGCAGTGAAAGCATCAGTTGCCACAGGTCAGTGTGTCAGGTATATACTACAAAAGTATCTATtcccatagttcaaaaacccaaaagctTTGTCGAATTACGGCTAATAGCGTCGAGCCATCCAAGTCATTGAGTTAACTCAAGTGAGTCGTATTGGAATATCATTGCTATATTTCCGAAATATCTTTTGAATTTATTGCAATTTTAAGGTGAGACTTATCTAAGAGTTCAAAGATTATTCATTCTACTGaaatatttaaaatgtttaaaaaaatgtttaaaaACATAATTAAGATGGGTGGCTACGATTTTCCAATCTGTGAGATTCTTTGCGCATGGTTCGTCCGCAGTGGATATGGTGTGTTGGGTTCACCAGAAAATCTGCATCCTTTTCCGTGTCGCTTTGGATTCTCTCCCGAAAACGGATATTCCGCTTCTTTCTGAATTTAAAGAGCTGCTGGGTGGGGGTGTTTTGGTAATTCAGAGAACGTAAACGGCAAACAGCTGTAATTCTAATTTTGGCGAGTGCCAATACCGCGTGCATGAATGCCCAATCCGTCAATCACGGCACAAGCCAGATATACCGGAGTGTCGGGACTCGTGTTTGTCCGTCGAGGATGGATGGACCACAACTCAATAAATGCTCCAATTGGATCTTGGGCACGTGTGGTGGACCAATCTCATGTCGTGACACGAGTGgattgggacgcggattagacactgacaggttgagtagcgagtcggctactgaagtgacgtcactaagttctgtgggccccactatgatgtatgtgttatatccacaccgtccatccattttgagatatcattttaaatcatgagccaaagaatgaggcagataaaaatctgtgatggaccccaccacagaaaacagtggggagagtgattcctaccgttgaaactatcctaaggcccaccataatgtttatttgaaatccaacctattcaaaagttaaaaaagacatgaaataaaagaaaacacaaatatcagcttgatctaaaacttttgtggcctttagaagtttttaatggtggacgccaCTGTGCTGGTCCacaggagctttggatttaactgaTTCTTTGTATATTgcactgaaatgatctctccaaatggatggaacgtgtggatacaaaacatacatcatggtggggcccacagaactaagTGACGTCACTCCAggagcgagtctcgctactcaacctgtcagtagctaatccgcgcccagtGGATTGGAGGCAAACATGAACAATCTAGATCTCATGCGTGTGTGTCACATGTGtctcatggacggagtggattgaggTAAACCTGAAGTCAGCTTTGCATAGAGGAAGGGTTTGAATCAGGCGCAAAAGTGGCCCGAACACGGGTCATATGGATGGATTGAATTGGATGAAAGCTGTAGTCCGCTTTGTGACAACGGTAGGAGCAATTCGAGCCAAGGAAGGCCAGAGATCCCGGCACTGGAATCCTTTCCTGCCTTTGTGGTAAGCCTTTTTTATAAGggttctgttttatttttagacACTTTTCTCCACCATTTCAGGAGAAGGAAACCAACGTTTCCATTGCCTCTCTAGAAAACCAGCCCTTcaatgagtaaaataaaataaagaggtaAGGAGGAGCCGTGATACCTAGTGCAAATTACGAAGTGTTTTCCTTCCACTATATAACAAACGAG
This window encodes:
- the LOC131242083 gene encoding extracellular ribonuclease LE-like, with the protein product MKSTVAIPLRVLVATLLVFLSKAQDFDFFYLVQQWPGSYCDTQQSCCYPATGKPAADFGIHGLWPNYNDGSYPSNCDPDSPFNPSEINDLTSKMQTNWPTLACPSGNGLKFWEHEWEKHGTCSESVLDQHGYFQAALTLKKQVNLLQILENAGIQPNGGFYSLSSISTAIREATGYTPGIECNVDENRNSQLYQIYMCVNTSASNFIQCPVLPNSRCSSQRIEFPSF